Within Carassius gibelio isolate Cgi1373 ecotype wild population from Czech Republic chromosome A16, carGib1.2-hapl.c, whole genome shotgun sequence, the genomic segment TTTGAGTCAGTTTAGCGATCTTCTTTAGCGTTTTAGTATTGTTTACTGTATGCCTATCTAAATTTCCACCTCAgtgtttgtaaaatgtattttagtgtaATTTCCGGTATATAGACATCTGtagagtaagttttttttttttttcattaaaactgttttatttgattttgaataATCATGCCACCGGTTGTAATAACTTCCTCTGAGGATATGAAAGTGTAGGTCTCAATGAGATTAGCTGAATTAATACTCATTTCAAATGCTCCTTTATCAGCGCCAGCtatgatatgatttttttttttttttaaagccaaacAAAACCACATTGATATGACCTGCTTTTTTACAGTGTCCTGCTCAGGGCAAAACCTGCTGTATACATTTTTTGCCTTAAACCTATTTGTGAATGTCCTGGGTCGAATTCTTATACCATTGTACCAAGTGTTATGGATATAGCATTTGATTCGATTACATATCAGATATGTGTGTCTTTTAATTTTGTGCATATGCAGCTCGGTTCTCTTAATTTTGGAGAGTCAAAATGGGTTTTGAGGGTTCGGGATTGCAGCATTTGGGTTTTTCTTGGCAGATGTACTTTTCGCTTTGCTTTACTCTGTTCCATCTGAGAATCATCAAATGAAGccattaatattaaaacatatgtCCAGAAATAATAGGCCAAAAATAtggtgtatatatttacatattgagGTGGACAGTGTTTAAACACTGAGCAGTGCTACTGTACAAAGTAAAATGGACTGTAATGATTGTCTTATTgtcagcaaaaaataataatgtctgGCAGTGTTTGATTATCCATACAAAATCCATTTGACACTCAAAATCCATTTCACGTCTGTGATTATTCATCAATGCTGGTTTATATAATCCATTTCTGGAAAGAGATCCGGTTCTGCTATGCACCTGCTTTTATTGTACTGTATATCTCTGATGCTGTAAATAATGGTATGTTCAGTAGCATTATTGCTTGTTTACTGTACGTTTCTGATCTTGTAAAATAAGGTTATATAGAATTTGTGTTCAGTGCTGAATGACTTTTAGAGCCTAGTTGTGGAATGACACtaattataacattatatatgtgttcaaataaaatgttttatagaaAGTTGTGTATAAAATGGTCTTTAAACTGCTTGTGTACTTTTGCAAAACACAGAACTAAGAAAAGTCCCAGGTGATGAAATGTGAAggatatatatattgatttttcaCTGCTGTTTTTTCACACTTTTCAATGTGTTGTGATTTGGCATTAATGGAAATGTGTTTAAACTTAACAGACAATGTCCTCACAAGAAAATTACAATCTTACGATGAATGACACCAAATGCTAAGTACAGAATATGCagacttttgttcattttaaacacaGCAAAGAGAATTAAGTGAATTTGGAAGATTAAAAGGAATATTCTACATAAAATCATGACTCAGGTGAGTTTTCTGCACTGAAGACATAGAGAACTAATGTCTGTTTGACAGATGCCTTGTGTTCCTGTCCAGTTTATTATgatatttaaagaaaacattttactgcattaaaagcactgaaaaaaaaagtttattttaactttaaatcaacAGTAAAATCCTGCTAAACTGGTTAATGGTAGGTTTCcataatatatatgtttaaaaactGTAAGAGATCTAAGTTGCATTTAATGCAATTTCACAGTAAAACACcattatatttacagtttttggCAGTGAATAAGAACAAGGCATCTTACAATgggaaaactgtaaactgacattcccagaattccctgtgtGGCAGCCCTACATTTTATGGTATTTCatcaaattgttttaaatatttgttatcaGACATTTACATTAGGGTTTAGTGTTACGTATTATGATGTTTAATGACTGTTCactgcattattttagtgttttgatGGTGTTGGTTGTTTGTGTTcgtttattttagtgttttaatgCTGTTCTGTTTATTGGCACCATCTGTATATTTAGCTTTTGGAAAGCTATTTGTGATGAGCTTtcataaatcttgtgtttttctCTTTACCACCTGTTTTTTAAGGTGATTGTCAGTATATTGTAAAGGTAAGAGCAgatttgataacactttattttaaggtgtcattgtTATATACGTTACCTTTActtacaattataataacaatcaATTACGCACAATAGCATGCAAGTACCCCTAatccaaaccctaatcctaaccctaaccccggAGTAAGTACATGTTAatcaatattactcagtacttatatgtataattatactggaacaaggacaccttaaaataaagtgtaactgcaGATTATAATAACAGCGTAGCCTTGGTGATTCAGCAGAAAAAGACTTtagatcattttaaatgtaacttatttttgtgtttgttttttacagtttttgcaaATATGTTTACAAAGCAGCcaggtgttgttttttttagttgtttgttgttgttgttgttgttgtgttttgtgttttgtttttcttcaaaacTTGCTCTACAAAGTGGGCTCATAGTATGTGCTAATTCTGCTGTGTCTCACACCGGACTGTTTTAGGTTTATTGGGGGATGTTATATTCTCATACTATCTTCTCTAGCCTCAACATTTTTTGTGTACTCCATGCCGTTCAAGGGTATTATGAATCCTAACAACTCTCGCTGCGAGGCCTTGGAGCAGCCGATCTTAACAAATGACCAAGGAGCTGGACTCCTGGCAGATATGAAGTTCAGAAAAAGTGTCACAGATAATACTAAAACAATTTCCATATGTACCAGAATAGAATAAAAGTGCAAAAAAGACTCTTACTTTGACTGGAGAAATAGTGCAGAAATAGTCAAGATTTTAGTCATTTTTGCAATGGTGCAATACATGAATGAAATGTTATCCTCAATGAAATGTTGTCCTCCAAATGAATGATTACATTTATTAGTAATCCTCGGGAGTAATGGAGTACAAATCAGTGATCAGAGCAGTTCCAATGACTCTCATACTAAAtcttgacaaacaaactttattcCCCCTAgcaaatgtctttttaaaatgccagtttctaaataattaattattgtgcTTCGCATGTGTGTAGGATCCTGTGTGTAGGATTATGTGACCATAAAGGCTTTCAGGATCTCATTAAGCATGCATATTTTATAAACTAGTGATTTTTGTCTTTTGTCATAATAGAGGGACAGTCAGCTTCAGAAAATAGGAGTGCAGTGTTTAATGGACATGCAATCCATTCAGAAAGACAGATCTTTAAAAGCCTTGCCTGACACATGACTTGAGTAACAGGTGGTGAATGACAGAGCCAGTTTAGACCCACTCTaaccaatatattatataatgtaactacaataaataattaaatatttgtttaaaagacatttaaagagCAGttagttgttgtttatttttgtaatgaaagCAACAAAAGATTTTGGAAGAGATCTATGACAGTATGAACTAAATATGCAGGTTTAGTGCAAGGATTTTgaaatttaatgcatttcattttcattaatttatctCTCACAGACACAATTGTTCATACTGATTATATACAAACATAATGTAATGACTTCAGGGGTTAATTgtatgttaattgcaattaattaaaaaaaaatagtttaattttagattaaatgcaattagcagaTCTTTACAATGCTTTATGAaacacttaagtaggacttatttacaagtattttttataatcatttctattgtctttgaaatatgtttaaaatgtactgtTTAATATATACTGACAACTGTATTAAATTTCTAATTATACatctgcattaaactgcacttgTATGGTGTTCAACCCATATTTAGTCAATTAAAAAGATGAATTAATGGTGCCAGAGTTTGCAGCGAGGGTTAAAGGATCATTTGAATGTCAGCTGCTTTAGCCTCAGTCATGTAATAAGCTACACTTCCTGTTTCAGCACAATGTCAAGGTTGttaggggagagagagagagagagagagagagagagagagacagagacactcacagagagggagagagagagagagaaagagagagggaggagttacTGCGTCATGCTTACTCTCGCCTTCCCTGTTCACCCTCCGACGGTCAGCCGAGCACATGCTTTAATGTTAGCCCACTGGAATAAAGGACCCCTGCTTCACACAGCTCGCTCCTGCATGCTCATACCATCAGGTGAATTCAGAGCCAACGGGAATATAAAGAGCGAGAAAAACAGAGAAGGCTGATTAAACTGCTCTCAGAATGTACTGAAACCTCAGGAGAATCAGGTGcaatgtgtatgtttgtgtgtttgtgattatCCTGTTTAGTGCACTAAAAGTGGTGTTCTGTAAACCAAAGAGCCAAAAGGAGATTCAAGGGCACTGAAGAGTCGTCAGCCACTGGTATGAGCACAAACTGGTTATTGTGATTGGGGTGAATAGATCATAACATTTATGTCATAGAACAAGGAAGGTGGTAAATACTGGAACGGTTGGTGTAGTATTAAGTCTGCTGAATTTCTGTGTAATCTGAGGGGCTTTTGTACTCTAGTACTGTAAGTTTGGTTGGGAAAGGTCATGTGAAACAGAAACATAATAGAGAACTGCAGAAATTCAATAGCAGTAAAAATGTGACTTCCTTAAGGGAAGTAAATACAATTgagaaaattacatatatatatatatatatatatatatatatatatatatatatacacacacacacacatacacatcatgTAATTACTTATGCATGCAAAGGCAAATGTCACTATCCATAGTTATGTCCAATCTTGTTCCCTGAGGGCTACTTTCTGGCAGAATTTAGCTCCAGCCCTAATAAAACACATCTGAAACATCTAATCAAGGTCTTCGGGAAACTTCTAGTGTGTTGTAGTtatgctggagctaaactcttcaaGAATGGTCATCTTTGGGTTGGTTTTCTAAAGCATTGTTAGCCAACTACAAACTTGACTTCTGGCATTACTAAATTCGGTATTGCCATAGTTCCAACAAACATTAGCAAAACACATAGCAAACTTGTGTGGTTGGATTTACATCCCTCAACCTGTGGTTAAAAGACTAGATTCTTTAAGTATGACATGTGGACTTAAATAGATCATGCTCTTGGGAATGATAAGCAAGGTAACATGTTGTTCATTTGATGTCCTTCATTtggtttaaatacatttaaatccaTACATTTTAGCATATAAGCTGTTTATAAAGAGTGTGCATGTGCATAAATGCATAAGGGAACCCCAGAGTATTATGTAAGGATTTTTGTGATCCTGTGCTGAATCAAACATCAGATAAAGCAAAACTATGGGGAAGAGAAATAGTGTTCGTAAGAGCAGCATCTCAGAGAAACTACATTGTGCAAGAAGCTGTTGACAAAATGAACCTCATGCATACTAGAGTAAATTATATTCCAATTATGTTAGCGTGATTTCAAAAAAATGAATGGTTTTCTGCTGTTTGtgtaaattaacttaaattatcTGACATTAATTGTGATTCTGAATCAAAGTTATTACTTCACCACCTAAACCTTTTGTTGAACCAACATAGTTGAAATGACAAATGTGTGACTACATCATGACCGTTTCAGGAAAGAGTTGCAACTAGTTAATTTCTCCACATGATGCATCGTACTAAAGTGGTTTGCATTGTTGTATCGGAAACACTACCCTGGATGCTAAAACAGATTGTGAtggaaatattttatgtaatggtTTAAAAAGGGTGTGTTTAATCCAGAATATTCAGAAAAGTGCAGACTAAGGATGCTCAGATCAAAGAACATGTATCTATGATACCACCAGTGGGCTCCCGGCCATGAATAAAGTTTTATTCCTGCACCATTGTGGCATTGAGCATGAAATCTGAAATTTGAGGCTGCTCAGATTCTGTCCTTGAATATTCTCTTCTCTGTTTTGCACAGTACAGTGTTAAAGTAGTATTGTGCCAttatatcaaatgtatttaaGTTTAAATGATGAGCAAAACAGCAATTTTAAGTCAAAGAAATTGATGGGTTATTGTAAAACTAATTAGTTTCCCTGTACTTCATTCTTTCAGATTACTTATAAAAGCGAGTTGCCTTTTTGGTGTGTGGACCTCAGTGTCTTCATCATGTCGCTGTTCACACACGTGTTGGCCTGCCTCTTTGGCATCGGATCATGGGTGGCTATTAATGGGATGTGGGTGGAGCTACCTCTGATCGTCCCCTCCATTCCTGAGGGTTGGTACCTTCCCTCCTACCTCACAATCATTATCCAGACGGCTAACATCGGGCCTCTCTTCATCACGCTCATGCACCGCTTCAGACCGGGCGTGCTGGACGAGCGGCCGGTTATCTACACGATCGTAACGGTTGGTGTGGTGGCCACCTTCCTCATGGCATTCCTCTGGAACTGCACACTTACTATTGGAGGAGACAAACACAGTGCTGCCTTACTGTCCCTCAGCTTCCTGCTGTCTGTGGTGGACTGCACCTCATCCGTCACCTTTCTACCCTTCATGATGCGTCTGCAGCCTCGGTATCTCACCACCTACTTCATTGGAGAGGGTCTAAGTGGCCTGGTCCCAGCACTGGTGGCTCTTATCCAAGGCGTAGGGGTGGTCCACTGCAAAAATGCCAGTGTTAATGCAAACTTTAGCATGGGGAACTCATCCTGGGGCTTCGATGGAGAACTGCAGGCACACTACCAACCGGCCAACTTCTCCGCACAGGGTTTCTTCCTGTTCCTCAGTGCGATGATGATGGTGTGCTTGGGCGCTTTCTTGTTACTCAACTTCCACCCAGCAGTGGCGAGGGAACACAAGAGCAAAGGCTATATTGATGATTCTCAGCGGTTGGAGAAGATTGATATGAGCCAGGCCCCAAATAATGAAACTCCAGAGCAAAGGCCCATGTTGGATTTTCCAGAAGGCCAAGAGATAAAACGACGCAGTTCATTTGGAAAAGGAACCTACAGCAGAACAGAGCTGGTATATATTTTTCTAGTTCTGGCCTGGGTCAATGCATTGACCAATGCAGTCCTGCCCTCAGTCCAGTCTTACTCCTGTTTGCCATATGGAAATCAGGCCTATCATC encodes:
- the LOC128030978 gene encoding solute carrier family 52, riboflavin transporter, member 3-B-like, which translates into the protein MSLFTHVLACLFGIGSWVAINGMWVELPLIVPSIPEGWYLPSYLTIIIQTANIGPLFITLMHRFRPGVLDERPVIYTIVTVGVVATFLMAFLWNCTLTIGGDKHSAALLSLSFLLSVVDCTSSVTFLPFMMRLQPRYLTTYFIGEGLSGLVPALVALIQGVGVVHCKNASVNANFSMGNSSWGFDGELQAHYQPANFSAQGFFLFLSAMMMVCLGAFLLLNFHPAVAREHKSKGYIDDSQRLEKIDMSQAPNNETPEQRPMLDFPEGQEIKRRSSFGKGTYSRTELVYIFLVLAWVNALTNAVLPSVQSYSCLPYGNQAYHLAATLSSVANPVACFIAMFVPIRSLVLMGVMTVTGTGFGAYIMAMAALSPCPLLINHDLGPALIVMTWVIFVLTLSYVKVIIGVILRDEGHSALVWCGAVVQLGSMLGALSLFPMVSVYRLFQSGDPCNTKCPT